From the genome of Tolypothrix sp. NIES-4075:
TCGTTTGAATCTCTAAAAAGTACAGCGTACAAGATAAGATGCGTTTGAGTTGAGCGCGGTATAATTTTAAATCGGTGAGTCGATGCGGTAAATCGGGAGCATTTTTGTACAGAGCATGATTAAAAGCTAGTTCTAACTTTAGTAGCTTTTTAAGTAACAGTGGCTCTTGTACTTCGTTAAATAATGCAAACTCTAACGCTCCAACAGGAATTTTACCAAAGGGCGTAAATTCATACCCAGGTGGAGTTAAGTAAACATTTTTTTGTAACAATCCCGCTTTAATCAAATTAGAGGGGATTAATTCATAACTAATAGCATAACTATTTAATCCGTACTCTTTCCAAAGCAGTTTCAGTTGCCCTAAATCCTTGCCTGATAAATGAATGTTGAAGTTGTCATATAATGGCAGAACTGGGAACTCGCGCTTTGCCACCGGATGGCAAGTTTCTTCAGTATGGGCAAAGTGATGCTCTTTACGATTGCCTTTTTTGGCAGTCAGCCTACAATTGCAATAGGGACACTTGAGTAAGGTCTTTCCTCTGT
Proteins encoded in this window:
- a CDS encoding GIY-YIG nuclease family protein translates to MWLKYGIDKAGTLVNIEDVNRGKTLLKCPYCNCRLTAKKGNRKEHHFAHTEETCHPVAKREFPVLPLYDNFNIHLSGKDLGQLKLLWKEYGLNSYAISYELIPSNLIKAGLLQKNVYLTPPGYEFTPFGKIPVGALEFALFNEVQEPLLLKKLLKLELAFNHALYKNAPDLPHRLTDLKLYRAQLKRILSCTLYFLEIQTNKGTLYKIGVTERSVEERVTEVKKDLLAHYQSVTIKVLKTWSHRANVELYFKHRYRDFNYLIGSLTEYYKFNTEDAVFVMRDLQEMKIKVLSPVEIDILEDKPNSILVAV